From a single Lolium rigidum isolate FL_2022 chromosome 7, APGP_CSIRO_Lrig_0.1, whole genome shotgun sequence genomic region:
- the LOC124674039 gene encoding syntaxin-132-like, with amino-acid sequence MNNLLTDSFELPRRDSSRDGDVEMGMHQPDASDNLKGFLKKVDGIESLIAKLTNLLTKLQTANEESKAVTKASAMKAIKQRMEKDIDEVGKIARLAKAKFDELEKDNLSNRQKPGCGKGSAVDRSREQTTGAVKKKLKGRMDEFQVLRESIRQEYREVVERRVFTVTGNRPDEETIDDLIETGRSEQIFKDAVQQQGRGQILDTVAEIQERHDAVRDLERKLLELQQIFLDMAVLVDAQGDMINHIETHVSNATNHISQGVGALQNAKKLQRNSRKWMCYAIILLLVVVVIVVVAVIQPWKK; translated from the exons atgAACAACCTGCTCACC GATTCCTTTGAGCTTCCTCGGCGTGATTCCTCAAGAGATGGGGACGTTGAAATGGGAATGCATCAGCCTGATGCTTCAGATAATTTAAAAGGTTTCTTAAAAAAG GTTGATGGAATCGAGAGCCTAATCGCTAAGCTGACGAACCTCTTGACTAAGCTCCAG ACTGCAAATGAGGAATCAAAAGCAGTTACAAAAGCGAGTGCCATGAAAG CGATTAAGCAGCGAATGGAGAAAGATATAGATGAAGTTGGCAAAATTGCTCGCTTGGCAAAGGCAAAATTTGATGAACTGGAAAAAGAC AACCTTTCTAACAGGCAGAAACCTGGATGCGGGAAGGGTTCTGCAGTAGACCGATCAAGAGAGCAGACTACTGG AGCAGTAAAAAAGAAATTGAAGGGACGGATGGATGAATTTCAG GTATTGAGAGAATCAATCCGGCAGGAGTACCGGGAAGTCGTTGAAAGAAGAGTATTCACTGTAACAGGAAATCGCCCTGATGAAGAG ACTATTGATGATTTAATAGAGACTGGGAGAAGTGAGCAAATATTCAAAGATGCGGTTCAACAGCAGGGGAGAGGCCAG ATTTTGGACACTGTTGCTGAGATACAGGAGCGACATGACGCTGTAAGGGATCTGGAGAGGAAGCTTCTGGAGCTGCAACAG ATATTCCTGGATATGGCAGTGTTGGTCGATGCTCAAGGAGACATGATCAACCACATCGAGACACAT gtttcaaatgctACCAACCACATATCGCAAGGTGTGGGCGCCCTCCAGAACGCAAAGAAGCTGCAGAGGAACTCGAGGAAGTGGATGTGCTACGCCATCATCCTTCTCCTCGTGGTAGTGGTGATCGTCGTTGTTGCAGTTATCCAGCCATGGAAGAAGTAA
- the LOC124674040 gene encoding protein CHLORORESPIRATORY REDUCTION 42, chloroplastic-like, translated as MMLLQPTAAAVSPSSCCAVWPAIPTFPVRRYRSSISVRCANSDASDISKAKLKVGSPIVIIQEPPMLKTAASVPSLRQNAGRVKPGDVGRIMARKPKDVWAVRLAVGTYLLDGKHFKALEVVDEEGDSSNNQAEDE; from the exons ATGATGCTACTACAGCCAACCGCTGCTGCTGTATCTCCCTCATCCTGCTGCGCCGTATGGCCGGCGATCCCAACCTTTCCAGTCCGACGATATCGTTCCAGCATCAGTGTACGGTGCGCAAACAGCGACGCCTCCGACATCTCAAAGGCGAAGCTCAAGGTCGGCTCGCCGATTGTCATCATCCAGGAACCACCAATGCTCAAGACCGCAGCGTCGGTGCCTTCGCTTCGGCAGAACGCCGGCCGCGTCAAACCAGGCGACGTCGGGAG GATAATGGCGCGGAAGCCGAAGGACGTCTGGGCTGTGCGGCTTGCTGTCGGCACGTACCTGCTGGATGGCAAGCACTTCAAGGCCCTGGAGGTCGTCGATGAGGAAGGCGACAGCAGCAACAATCAGGCCGAAGACGAATAA